One part of the Atribacterota bacterium genome encodes these proteins:
- a CDS encoding segregation/condensation protein A: MQNNSNLKISKIEQMSNYVQLLYLKVRNGEIELNKIPLLNIIEDYLTYLLTTHSESINLEIVANFLVEISELILWKSNLLLPSSQKQIEEETKNDTIFLKEDHWIEYKKYQSLVKILAEKEFKQREIYLTCFNSLNKDDEIPQEYSYSELIFAIESILVRNNNQSIIDFENNEVNIVIKMEEIEGNFLKNKNQLTFSQMISKDCPKIEIIIIFLALLQLICQGKVDYIQSQNFGEILFYRKEDKKLKKKNIQ, translated from the coding sequence ATGCAGAATAATAGTAATTTAAAAATTTCCAAAATAGAACAAATGTCAAATTATGTACAGCTATTATATCTAAAGGTAAGGAATGGAGAGATAGAACTCAATAAAATACCTTTATTAAATATTATTGAAGATTATTTAACATACCTGCTCACAACCCATTCAGAATCCATTAATTTAGAAATAGTAGCTAACTTTTTAGTAGAAATATCTGAATTAATATTGTGGAAATCAAATCTATTATTACCATCATCTCAGAAACAAATTGAGGAAGAAACTAAAAACGATACTATCTTTCTCAAAGAAGATCATTGGATAGAGTATAAAAAGTATCAATCATTAGTTAAAATCCTTGCAGAAAAAGAGTTTAAGCAAAGAGAAATATATTTAACATGTTTTAACTCCTTAAACAAAGACGATGAAATACCTCAGGAATATAGTTATTCAGAACTTATTTTTGCTATTGAATCAATTTTAGTAAGAAATAATAACCAGAGTATAATTGATTTCGAAAACAATGAGGTTAATATAGTAATAAAGATGGAAGAGATTGAAGGAAACTTTTTAAAAAATAAAAATCAATTAACTTTTAGTCAGATGATCTCCAAGGATTGCCCAAAAATTGAAATAATAATTATATTTTTAGCTTTATTACAATTAATTTGTCAGGGTAAGGTAGATTACATACAATCGCAAAATTTCGGTGAAATATTATTTTATCGAAAGGAAGATAAAAAATTAAAGAAAAAGAATATTCAATAG
- the trpS gene encoding tryptophan--tRNA ligase produces MKGIIFSGMRPTGKLHLGNYFGALVNWVKLQDEYKCYYGVVDWHALTTGYENTEMMKENIIEMVIDWLSAGINPDKSTLLIQSYVPEHAELHLLLSMITPLSWVERNPVVKEQVRDLDLKENMGYGLLGYPVLMSADILIYKANAVPVGEDQSAHVEISREIGRRFNNIYQNVFTIPELKLSPTPKILGIDGRKMSKSLKNDITLSDNPEIITSKVMSMITDPEKIRLSDPGHPEVCVVFDYHKIFNKKELSDIENKCRHAQLGCVACKKFLGEILIQSFQIFREKRKYYEKNHQLVWEILKKGSQEARKVAKITLDEVKKAMKMDYAE; encoded by the coding sequence ATGAAAGGGATTATATTTAGTGGAATGAGACCGACTGGTAAACTGCATTTAGGAAATTATTTCGGTGCTTTAGTAAACTGGGTAAAACTACAAGATGAATATAAATGCTATTATGGTGTAGTAGATTGGCATGCACTTACTACAGGATATGAAAACACAGAGATGATGAAGGAAAATATAATTGAGATGGTAATTGACTGGTTAAGTGCCGGAATAAATCCGGATAAAAGCACTTTATTAATTCAATCTTATGTACCAGAACATGCTGAATTGCACTTATTATTATCAATGATAACACCTCTATCCTGGGTAGAAAGAAATCCTGTGGTAAAGGAACAGGTACGGGATTTGGATTTAAAAGAAAATATGGGTTATGGATTGCTTGGCTATCCAGTTCTTATGTCAGCTGATATACTAATTTATAAAGCAAATGCTGTTCCTGTTGGTGAAGACCAGTCAGCTCATGTTGAAATATCAAGAGAAATTGGCAGAAGATTCAACAATATTTATCAGAATGTCTTTACTATTCCTGAACTAAAGTTGTCTCCTACTCCCAAGATTTTGGGAATAGACGGTAGAAAAATGAGTAAAAGTTTAAAAAATGATATTACCTTGTCAGATAATCCAGAAATCATTACATCTAAGGTAATGTCAATGATAACTGATCCAGAAAAAATAAGATTATCTGATCCCGGTCATCCGGAAGTTTGTGTAGTATTTGATTATCATAAAATATTTAATAAAAAAGAATTATCAGACATTGAGAATAAGTGTCGTCATGCTCAATTAGGATGTGTTGCCTGCAAGAAATTCCTTGGGGAGATATTGATACAGTCATTTCAAATATTTAGAGAAAAAAGGAAATATTATGAAAAAAACCACCAGCTGGTATGGGAAATATTAAAGAAAGGCAGCCAAGAAGCAAGAAAAGTTGCTAAAATAACTTTAGACGAAGTTAAAAAAGCAATGAAAATGGATTATGCAGAATAA